TCCGGCTTGCGCCAGCGCACCGACGCTCACTTTCAGGCCTGCCGCCGCAAACACCTGAGCAGGCACCGGGGGCGGCGGCTCGTCCGTGATCAACTGGTCGATCTCGTCGACATTGAAGGCGCGGATTAGCGCGCTGTGGCCGAACTTGCTGTGATCGGCGGCTATCACGCGCTCTTCGGCCTGTGCGAAAGCAGCCTGCGCAAAAGCAGCGTCCCACGGCAGCGAATCCATGAAATGCCCCTGGTTGTCGACCGCAGTTACGGAGACGATCGCGTAGCGAACGTGAAACTGCCGGATGAACGTCAGCACGTTTTCCCCAAAGGCCGACGAGTCGTCGGGACGCAGTTCGCCGCCTGTCATGAACACGCGGTTCTCGTTGCGCGGCGCGAGCGTGCGGGCGATCTCGGCGGAGTTCGTCACGACCGTCAGGCGGGAGCGCGCACACAGCGCCTGCGCGATATGAACGCAAGTCGTGCCGCCGTCGAGGATCAGGGAGTCTCCGTCCTGCACCATCGCGCCGACGCGCGCCGCGATCACCTGCTTGCCCTCCCTGCTTTCCTTCATCCGGCGCCGAAATGGCGGCTCGTCGAGATGATCCGGCAGCATGATGCCGCCGTGGACCTTCACCAGCAGACCGTCGCCGATTAGCGGCTTGATGGTGCGACGAATGGTTTCATCGGATACCGCGAAGGTGTCGGCGAGCTCATTGATCGTGCAGGTCTGTTTTGCACGCACGATGCGCATGATTTCAGCCTGCCGTTGCGTGGAGAACATGGTGGCAAAGACCGGATTTATGGGGTTTGGGGCAGTCTAGCAAAGGTGAAAGGCCTCTGGAAACACAATTCAACGTAAATCCAACCAAATCAACGTTCATAGTCTGCCACCGTGTTGATCGACAGGCGATTGAGATGATTCTGCCGTGCTCTCGGGCGCGACTCTCCAGATTTCTACCGGCATATGGCTGGCCTTCCATCGCGATAGGAACAGCTTGTTCCCCCTTGCTGCGCCTGCTCGCGGCTGGCGCAATCGTGGCCACAGCGCCTTCTATTTCTCGCGCCGATGTTGCATTTTGTGTCGGTTGGTTGCAATCTACACACGTTTCCACATATTGCAACATACATCAAACATGGATCAACATAAATCCACGAACATTCCTCGACATGCGCGCGTGGTGATCGTCGGTGGCGGCATCGTCGGCTGTTCGGTGGCGTATCACCTGACCCGTATGGGCTGGACCGATGTCGTGCTGCTCGAGCAAGGGCAACTGTCGTGCGGCACGACCTGGCACGCCGCCGGTCTCGTCGGCCAGCTGCGCGCGCAGGAGAGCATGACAAAGCTGATCCGCTACTCGACCGCGCTCTATGCCGAACTCGAAGCCGACACCGGCCTCGCCACCGGCTGGAAACAGTGCGGATCACTGTCGGTTGCGCGCACGGCCGAGCGCATGACGCAATTGAAACGCACCGCGGCAGTTGCGCGCGCATACGGCGTCGCGTGCGACGTGATCGGCCCGAACGCAGCTGGCGAGCTGTGGCCGGTCATGCGCACGGACGACCTGCTCGGCGCCGTATGGCTCCCCGGCGACGGCAAGGCCAACCCGACCGACCTGACTCAGTCGCTAGCACGCGGAGCAAGAACGCGCGGTGCACGCATCGTCGAGAACACGCGCGTGACCGCTGTCCATACCAGGCAGGCTGCCACCGGTGGCCGCGAAGTGAGCGGCCTCGCATGGCGCAACAAGGACGGCGACGAGGGCACGATAGATGCGGAAATCGTCGTCAACTGCGCGGGCCAGTGGGCGAAAGCGATCGGCCGCCTGTGCGGCGTCACGGTGCCGCTGCATTCTGCCGAGCACTACTACATCGTGACTGAGCCGCTTGCAGGTGTACATCCCGACCTGCCGGTGATGCGCGACCCGGATGGATACATTTACTTCAAGGAAGAGGTGGGCGGGCTCGTGATGGGCGGTTTCGAGCCGAATGCGAAGCCGTGGGGAATGGCCGGCATTCCGGAAAACTTTGAATTCCAGCTGCTACCCGACGACTGGGATCAATTCCAGATCCTGATGGAAAACGCGCTGCATCGGGTGCCCGCGCTCGAGACCGCGCAGGTCAGGCAGTTCTACAATGGGCCGGAGTCGTTCACGCCCGACAACAACTTCATGCTCGGCGAAGCCCCCGAACTGCGTCACTTCTTTGTCGGCGCCGGGTTCAATTCGATGGGTATCGCGTCGGCCGGCGGCGCAGGGATGGCGCTTGCCGAATGGATCGTCGCCGGTGAGCCGACGATGGACCTGTGGCCGGTCGATATCCGCCGCTTCGCGCGCTTCAATGGCAACGACACGTGGCTGCACGATCGCGTCAAGGAAACGCTCGGCTTGCACTACGCCATGCCATGGCCTAATCGCGAGCTGGACACTGCCCGGCCGTTCCGGCGCTCGCCCCTCTATTCGCAACTGAAGGACGACGGGGCATGCTTCGGCAGCAAGATGGGCTGGGAGCGCGCAAATTTCTTCGCGCCCTCGCCTGCCGAGGCGCGCGTCGACTACGCATTCGGCCAGCAGAACTGGCTGCCCTGGAGCGGTGCCGAGCATCGCGCGTGTCGCGAAGGCGTGGCGCTCTTCGACATGACGTCGTTCTCCGTATTCCTCGTGAAAGGACGCGACGCGGAGGCGGTCCTGCAAGGCATCGTCGCCAACGACGTGGCGGTGCCACCGGGTACGACTGTCTACACCGGCTTGCTCAACGAGCGGGGCGGCTATGAATCCGACTTCACGCTATGCCGACTCTCCGACGATCAATATCTGATCGTCACCGGCTCGGCACAAACCACGCGCGATTTCGACGCCA
The DNA window shown above is from Paraburkholderia sp. BL10I2N1 and carries:
- a CDS encoding DeoR/GlpR family DNA-binding transcription regulator; translated protein: MFSTQRQAEIMRIVRAKQTCTINELADTFAVSDETIRRTIKPLIGDGLLVKVHGGIMLPDHLDEPPFRRRMKESREGKQVIAARVGAMVQDGDSLILDGGTTCVHIAQALCARSRLTVVTNSAEIARTLAPRNENRVFMTGGELRPDDSSAFGENVLTFIRQFHVRYAIVSVTAVDNQGHFMDSLPWDAAFAQAAFAQAEERVIAADHSKFGHSALIRAFNVDEIDQLITDEPPPPVPAQVFAAAGLKVSVGALAQAGSREPEGVTA
- a CDS encoding FAD-dependent oxidoreductase — encoded protein: MDQHKSTNIPRHARVVIVGGGIVGCSVAYHLTRMGWTDVVLLEQGQLSCGTTWHAAGLVGQLRAQESMTKLIRYSTALYAELEADTGLATGWKQCGSLSVARTAERMTQLKRTAAVARAYGVACDVIGPNAAGELWPVMRTDDLLGAVWLPGDGKANPTDLTQSLARGARTRGARIVENTRVTAVHTRQAATGGREVSGLAWRNKDGDEGTIDAEIVVNCAGQWAKAIGRLCGVTVPLHSAEHYYIVTEPLAGVHPDLPVMRDPDGYIYFKEEVGGLVMGGFEPNAKPWGMAGIPENFEFQLLPDDWDQFQILMENALHRVPALETAQVRQFYNGPESFTPDNNFMLGEAPELRHFFVGAGFNSMGIASAGGAGMALAEWIVAGEPTMDLWPVDIRRFARFNGNDTWLHDRVKETLGLHYAMPWPNRELDTARPFRRSPLYSQLKDDGACFGSKMGWERANFFAPSPAEARVDYAFGQQNWLPWSGAEHRACREGVALFDMTSFSVFLVKGRDAEAVLQGIVANDVAVPPGTTVYTGLLNERGGYESDFTLCRLSDDQYLIVTGSAQTTRDFDAIEKLIPANRHCTLVDITGRHAVLAVMGPRSRALLQSVSKADWSNEAFAFGQSREVDIGYATVRATRLTYVGELGWELYVPVEFAVGVYETLHAAGEPFGLVNAGYYAIDSLRIEKGYRAWGRELTPDVNPFEAGLEFACKLKTDVPFRGRDALLTLRDQPVRRRLAILTADGASDRMLWGGEAILRNGVPVGFVSSAAFGHTLGRPVAMGYINNPDGAADVDYLTGGRYAIDVAGELLPATVHLKAPYDPRSGRVKG